A stretch of Brassica napus cultivar Da-Ae chromosome C6, Da-Ae, whole genome shotgun sequence DNA encodes these proteins:
- the LOC106424952 gene encoding probable inorganic phosphate transporter 1-9, which yields MPELRVLSALDAARLQWYHFKAIMIAGLGLFTDAYDLFCIAPIMKMISQIYYHKDSIGTAVLSISYVIALFGTALGQLIFGYLGDRVGRRKVYGLCLLIMVFSSFGCGFSVCTTRRSCVMASLAFFRFVLGLGIGGDYPLSATIMSEFANKKTRGAFIAAVFSMQGLGILMSSAVTMAVCEAFKMAGEGSLEKMEAAGVETLAPAESDIAWRLILMIGAIPAALTFYWRMLMPETARYTALVENNARQAAKDMQKVMSVSMSQVAEDTLSETLELPPSTSSSYKLFSRRFFSLHGRDLFAASANWFLVDVVFYTSNLLLSQIFSFSNKPLNSTNVYDSAFEVAKLAAIVAACSTIPGYWFTVYFIDRIGRVKIQLMGFFCMAVVYLVAGVPYSWYWSKHEKTNKGFMVLYGLIFFFSNFGPNTTTFIIPAELFPARFRSTCHGISGAAGKFGAIVGTVGFLWATQHEEEDKGEVFPDARRVRIAFLILGAVCIAGVFVTYFYTRETMGRSLEENEEDEIDSTCASSGNEVFPIE from the exons ATGCCGGAGTTAAGAGTGTTATCGGCGTTAGATGCGGCGAGGTTACAATGGTACCATTTCAAGGCGATAATGATCGCCGGATTAGGTCTCTTCACCGACGCTTACGATCTCTTCTGCATAGCTCCCATCATGAAAATGATCAGCCAAATCTATTACCACAAAGATTCCATCGGAACCGCCGTTCTCTCCATCTCTTACGTCATCGCACTCTTCGGCACCGCCTTAGGACAGCTCATCTTCGGCTACTTAGGCGACCGTGTCGGGCGCCGAAAAGTATACGGTCTCTGTCTCTTAATCATGGTGTTCAGCTCCTTTGGCTGCGGTTTCTCCGTCTGCACCACTCGCCGTTCTTGCGTCATGGCGAGTTTAGCATTCTTTAGATTCGTTCTCGGGCTAGGGATCGGTGGAGACTACCCTCTCTCCGCCACGATCATGTCGGAGTTCGCTAATAAAAAGACTCGTGGGGCTTTTATCGCCGCCGTGTTTTCGATGCAGGGGTTGGGAATCTTGATGAGCTCAGCCGTGACGATGGCTGTGTGCGAGGCGTTTAAGATGGCCGGAGAGGGGAGTTTAGAGAAAATGGAGGCGGCTGGTGTGGAGACTTTGGCTCCGGCGGAGTCGGATATTGCTTGGAGGTTGATTCTGATGATCGGTGCTATTCCCGCCGCGCTAACGTTTTACTGGCGAATGCTCATGCCTGAAACTGCcag ATACACAGCACTAGTTGAGAACAACGCAAGACAAGCAGCAAAAGACATGCAAAAAGTCATGTCCGTATCCATGTCTCAAGTAGCCGAAGATACATTATCGGAGACACTAGAACTACCACCATCTACTTCTTCCTCCTACAAACTTTTCTCCCGCCGTTTCTTCAGCCTCCACGGCCGTGACCTCTTCGCAGCCTCAGCCAATTGGTTCCTAGTGGATGTCGTCTTCTACACAAGCAACCTCCTCCTCTCTCAAATCTTCAGTTTCTCCAACAAACCTCTCAACTCCACAAACGTCTACGACTCTGCCTTCGAGGTGGCTAAGCTAGCAGCCATCGTAGCCGCTTGCTCCACCATCCCCGGCTACTGGTTCACCGTCTACTTCATCGATAGAATCGGTCGTGTCAAAATTCAGCTTATGGGGTTTTTCTGTATGGCCGTTGTTTACCTGGTTGCTGGGGTACCGTACAGTTGGTATTGGTCTAAGCATGAGAAGACTAATAAAGGCTTTATGGTTCTCTATGGACTGATCTTCTTCTTTAGCAATTTTGGGCCTAACACGACGACCTTTATTATCCCGGCCGAGCTTTTCCCGGCTAGGTTTAGGTCAACTTGTCACGGGATATCCGGAGCTGCCGGGAAGTTTGGGGCCATTGTCGGGACGGTTGGTTTCTTGTGGGCTACGCAGCATGAAGAAGAGGACAAAGGAGAAGTTTTTCCAGATGCGAGACGCGTGAGGATAGCGTTTTTAATCCTTGGTGCAGTTTGTATCGCTGGAGTCTTTGTGACGTACTTCTACACTCGTGAAACTATGGGAAGGTCGTTAGAAGAGAACGAAGAGGACGAGATTGATTCCACATGTGCATCTTCTGGTAATGAGGTATTCCCTATAGAATAG
- the LOC106424946 gene encoding RING-H2 finger protein ATL8 translates to MARLLFRLLQESTSPSPAEVSPTLNSNLIVIIAALLCALICVLGLVAVSRCTWLRRIAAPNSVQTHHQPPVAAANRGLKKKVLRSLPKLAYSPDSPPGEKLVECVICLTEFAAGDELRVLPQCGHGFHVSCIDTWLESHSSCPSCRQILVVARCQKCGGLPGSSSSGSEPNTGITQREDPNNLLP, encoded by the coding sequence ATGGCGCGACTTCTCTTTCGTCTTCTTCAAGAATCCACCTCTCCGTCTCCGGCTGAAGTTTCTCCGACATTAAACTCTAATCTCATAGTCATCATAGCTGCTCTTCTCTGCGCACTGATTTGCGTCCTCGGCTTAGTCGCTGTCTCTCGATGCACCTGGCTCCGACGTATCGCCGCCCCGAACTCGGTCCAGACTCATCATCAACCGCCGGTAGCTGCGGCCAACAGAGGACTAAAGAAGAAAGTCCTCCGTTCTCTGCCGAAGCTCGCCTACTCGCCGGATTCTCCACCGGGGGAGAAACTAGTCGAGTGTGTGATATGTCTGACGGAATTCGCCGCCGGCGACGAGCTAAGAGTGTTGCCGCAGTGCGGTCACGGTTTCCACGTATCGTGTATTGACACGTGGCTTGAGTCCCATTCTTCGTGTCCTTCCTGCCGTCAAATCTTGGTGGTTGCCAGGTGTCAAAAATGCGGGGGGTTACCTGGTAGCTCAAGCTCAGGATCCGAACCCAATACCGGAATCACGCAACGCGAAGATCCTAATAACTTATTACCTTGA
- the LOC106424954 gene encoding outer envelope pore protein 21B, chloroplastic isoform X1, giving the protein METSLRYSKSLRIHAKEKLPFNSRTHLQLHGELDAGTGAPSYFCAMIRHLFPEALTGLGVGLYYDKRHKLRSHVRGKKEFPMGANKLVTFNVKGRCDFDQDFNQKNPIGAAEFSWNKMNFKEDQDVRIKVGYEMFNKVPYMQIRENNWTLNANMKGKWNLRFDL; this is encoded by the exons ATGGAGACGTCTCTGAGGTATTCGAAGTCTTTGAGAATCCATGCGAAGGAGAAGCTCCCTTTCAACTCCAGAACCCATTTGCAG CTTCATGGAGAGCTAGATGCTGGAACTGGAGCCCCTAGTTACTTCTGTGCCATGATTAGACACCTTTTCCCCGAG GCTTTAACAGGGTTAGGAGTAGGATTGTATTATGATAAGCGCCACAAGCTTCGGTCTCATGTACGCGGGAAAAAAGAGTTTCCTATGGGAGCTAATAAGCTTGTGACCTTTAATGTTAAAGGGCGGTGTGATTTTGATCAAGACTTCAATCAG AAGAATCCTATAGGAGCTGCAGAATTTTCCTGGAACAAAATGAACTTTAAGGAAGATCAGGATGTACGAATCAAAGTTGGCTACGAAATGTTTAATAAG GTTCCTTATATGCAGATTAGAGAAAACAATTGGACTCTTAACGCCAACATGAAGGGAAAATGGAATTTGAGGTTTGACCTGTGA
- the LOC106424954 gene encoding outer envelope pore protein 21B, chloroplastic isoform X2: protein METSLRYSKSLRIHAKEKLPFNSRTHLQLHGELDAGTGAPSYFCAMIRHLFPEG from the exons ATGGAGACGTCTCTGAGGTATTCGAAGTCTTTGAGAATCCATGCGAAGGAGAAGCTCCCTTTCAACTCCAGAACCCATTTGCAG CTTCATGGAGAGCTAGATGCTGGAACTGGAGCCCCTAGTTACTTCTGTGCCATGATTAGACACCTTTTCCCCGAG GGTTAG
- the LOC106424970 gene encoding probable serine/threonine-protein kinase PBL22: MSCFSCLDTRTHDMRINIDTVPYLTDDSSVGTRGDSIGARSKSGILVNGKVNSPKPGGGAQSFTFKELAAATKNFREDNMIGKGGFGSVFKGRLYSGQVVAIKQLNPNGHQGNQEFIVEVLMLSVFSHPNLVTLIGYCTSGAQRLLVYEYMPMGSLEDHLFDLEPTQKPLSWNTRMKIAVGAARGIEYLHCKISPSVIYRDLKSSNILLDKDFNPKLSDFGLAKVGPVGNRTHVSTRVMGTYGYCAPEYAMSGKLTIKSDIYCFGVVLLELVTGREAIDLSKPNGEQYLVSWAREYLSEPKKFGHLVDPLLRGKYPKKCLNYVIAITGMCLKEEANQRPTIGDVVVAFEYIAAQSKSYEARRESRKSTDSDRSREETQQSF, encoded by the exons atGAGCTGTTTCTCTTGTCTCGACACACGAACCCATGACATGAGAATCAACATTGATACCGTTCCTTACCTAACCGATGATTCCTCAG TTGGCACAAGAGGCGATTCAATAGGAGCAAGGTCCAAATCTGGCATATTAG TTAATGGGAAAGTGAATAGCCCTAAACCCGGCGGTGGCGCACAGAGTTTCACGTTCAAGGAGTTAGCCGCCGCAACCAAGAACTTCCGGGAGGATAACATGATCGGAAAAGGAGGGTTCGGTAGTGTCTTCAAGGGACGTTTATATTCAGGACAG GTGGTGGCTATCAAGCAACTAAACCCAAATGGGCATCAAGGAAATCAAGAGTTCATTGTCGAGGTTCTCATGCTTAGTGTCTTCAGCCATCCAAACTTAGTAACTTTAATTGGTTACTGTACTTCTGGTGCTCAAAGACTTCTTGTTTATGAATACATGCCAATGGGTAGCTTAGAAGATCATCTCTTTG ATCTTGAGCCTACTCAGAAACCTCTAAGCTGGAATACTCGAATGAAAATCGCTGTTGGTGCAGCTCGTGGCATCGAGTATCTTCATTGTAAAATAAGCCCATCCGTGATATACCGTGACTTGAAATCTTCAAACATTCTGTTAGATAAAGACTTTAACCCTAAACTTTCTGACTTTGGACTTGCTAAAGTCGGTCCTGTCGGTAACCGGACACATGTGTCTACTCGTGTCATGGGTACTTACGGATACTGTGCTCCAGAGTACGCAATGAGCGGAAAGTTAACCATTAAATCGGATATCTACTGCTTCGGTGTTGTGTTGCTTGAGCTGGTTACTGGTAGGGAGGCTATTGATTTGAGTAAACCAAATGGAGAACAATATCTTGTTTCTTGG GCTCGAGAGTATCTCAGCGAACCTAAAAAATTCGGACATCTAGTGGACCCGTTGCTGCGTGGAAAGTACCCAAAGAAGTGTCTTAACTACGTGATTGCCATTACAGGGATGTGTTTGAAGGAGGAAGCTAATCAACGACCGACAATAGGAGATGTTGTGGTGGCATTTGAGTATATAGCTGCTCAGAGCAAATCTTATGAAGCTAGAAGAGAGTCTCGCAAGTCTACTGACTCTGACCGGTCAAGAGAGGAAACACAACAGAGTTTCTAA